One genomic segment of Arachis duranensis cultivar V14167 chromosome 4, aradu.V14167.gnm2.J7QH, whole genome shotgun sequence includes these proteins:
- the LOC110280305 gene encoding LOW QUALITY PROTEIN: receptor-like protein 9DC3 (The sequence of the model RefSeq protein was modified relative to this genomic sequence to represent the inferred CDS: inserted 3 bases in 2 codons) — MLSKLKKLTALGFGGGNKLFFLEGKNTSNVTIPSQIQYLELSSCNLVHFPNFIQHLHELTDLFISSNSIKTIPSWIWNKTTLERLEIFNNLLIGEISPLICNLQSLVHLDLSSNNLIGMIPSCLGSFSQVLRFLKLAGNKLIGNIPQTYSKRNALQFIDFSSNKLSGQLPRSLVNCRKLELLDVSHNHLNDSFPFWLQSLPELKVISLRNNKFHGAIKCPSNCTXFLKLHIIDLSQNDFSGNLSSEVIKNFKSMTLSNTSGPAHFKDDIYYLQYSWIDIDWFLFSMSNKGVVMNYHGXQYFHHIVAIDLSCNKISSEIPDTMGSLNGLVMLNLSNNMFTGSIPSSFGKLSNLEVLDLSLNNLSGNIPQQLTGLTFLDFFNVSFNNLWGPIPENDQLSTFDENSFKGNKYLCGIRLLKKCKDHSTPPLPTSDGNQDSESGSFFKSNWMVILIGYGGGLVAGLALGNAFAGDVFRLLKRIF; from the exons ATGCTTTCAAAGCTCAAAAAGCTGACTGCACTTGGTTTTGGAGGAGGCAATAAATTGTTTTTTCTTGAAGGGAAGAACACTTCGAATGTAACCATTCCTTCTCAAATTCAATATTTAGAATTAAGTTCATGCAATTTGGTTCATTTTCCCAATTTTATACAACACTTGCATGAGTTGACTGATCTTTTCATATCAAGCAATAGCATAAAGACAATACCCAGTTGGATATGGAATAAAACAACTCTTGAGAGGTTGGAGATTTTCAACAATCTATTGATAGGAGAAATATCCCCCTTGATATGCAATCTGCAATCTCTTGTGCATCTTGATTTATCTTCCAACAATTTAATTGGCATGATTCCATCATGTTTGGGAAGTTTTAGCCAAGTTCTTCGCTTTTTGAAGCTTGCAGGAAACAAATTGATTGGCAATATTCCTCAAACTTATTCTAAAAGAAATGCCCTTCAGTTCATTGACTTTAGCTCTAACAAGTTGTCTGGTCAATTACCAAGATCATTAGTCAACTGTAGAAAGCTAGAGCTTCTTGATGTGagccataaccatttgaatgattcattTCCTTTTTGGTTACAATCTCTTCCTGAATTGAAGGTTATTTCTTTACGTAACAATAAATTTCATGGAGCTATTAAGTGCCCATCAAATTGTAC TTTTTTGAAACTTCACATCATTGATCTTTCTCAGAATGATTTTTCTGGAAATTTGTCATCAGAAGTAATCAAGAATTTCAAATCAATGACACTTTCTAACACAAGTGGTCCAGCACATTTCAAAGACGACATTTATTATTTGCAATATTCTTGGATTGATATTGAttggtttttattttcaatgtccAACAAAGGAGTTGTCATGAATTATCATG GTCAATACTTTCATCACATCGTAGCCATTGATCTTTCTTGTAACAAAATTTCTAGTGAGATTCCAGATACCATGGGAAGTTTGAATGGTCTTGTTATGCTCAACTTGTCCAATAACATGTTTACTGGCAGCATCCCATCTTCCTTTGGAAAGCTTTCAAATCTTGAAGTGTTGGACCTTTCTCTCAATAACTTGTCAGGGAATATTCCTCAACAACTCACAGGGCTAACCTTCTTGGATTTCTTCAATGTGTCTTTCAACAATCTCTGGGGTCCAATCCCAGAAAATGACCAACTTTCAACATTTGATGAGAATTCATTTAAGGGAAACAAATATTTGTGTGGGATTCGGTTGTTGAAGAAATGCAAAGATCATTCTACACCTCCACTACCAACATCTGATGGTAATCAAGACTCTGAATCGGGATCTTTCTTTAAATCTAATTGGATGGTAATTCTAATTGGATATGGGGGTGGCCTTGTTGCTGGGTTAGCATTGGGAAATGCTTTTGCTGGAGATGTTTTTAGGTTGCTGAAAAGGATCTTTTAA